In Flavobacterium lacustre, a genomic segment contains:
- a CDS encoding RNA recognition motif domain-containing protein, with protein MNIFVGSLPFSIEEADLRESFEAYGAVDSVKIITDKFTGRSKGFGFVEMPNDDEAQKAIDELNGATVQGRAIVVNKSEPKPEGERRSFNNNSRGGDSRGGYGGGNSRGGDNRGGGNRGGY; from the coding sequence ATGAATATTTTTGTTGGAAGCCTTCCATTCAGTATTGAGGAAGCAGATTTAAGAGAGTCTTTCGAGGCTTACGGAGCAGTTGATTCAGTTAAAATTATTACTGATAAATTTACTGGAAGAAGTAAAGGATTTGGTTTTGTTGAGATGCCAAATGATGACGAAGCTCAAAAAGCAATTGATGAGTTGAACGGTGCAACTGTTCAAGGTCGTGCAATTGTAGTAAACAAATCTGAGCCAAAACCAGAAGGCGAAAGAAGAAGTTTTAACAATAACAGTCGTGGTGGAGATTCTCGCGGTGGTTATGGTGGTGGAAACAGCCGTGGTGGAGATAACCGTGGTGGTGGAAACAGAGGAGGATATTAA
- a CDS encoding tRNA1(Val) (adenine(37)-N6)-methyltransferase, with translation MSKFQFKQFALEQDRCAMKIGTDGVLLGAWTPIQNNPFSILDIGTGTGIIALMLSQRSAAEQIDALEIDDEAYEQATDNFENSPWNNRLFCFHAGLEEFVEEPEDEYDLIVSNPPFYTEDYKSENEQRDLARFTDAMPFEDLIEAAALLLSENGIFSVIIPFKEEENFIALANQCELYPVKITRVKGTPTTEIKRSLLAFSRNENAKTEIDELIIETARHIYTSEYIELTKDFYLKM, from the coding sequence ATGTCTAAATTCCAATTCAAACAATTCGCTCTTGAGCAAGATCGTTGTGCCATGAAAATTGGAACCGATGGTGTTTTACTTGGCGCTTGGACACCCATACAAAATAACCCTTTCAGTATTTTAGACATTGGAACCGGAACCGGAATCATCGCCTTGATGCTTTCGCAAAGAAGTGCTGCAGAACAAATTGACGCTTTAGAAATTGACGACGAAGCTTACGAACAAGCAACCGATAATTTTGAAAATTCTCCTTGGAACAACCGTTTATTTTGTTTTCATGCCGGATTAGAGGAGTTTGTAGAAGAGCCCGAAGACGAATATGATCTCATTGTTTCCAATCCTCCTTTTTATACCGAAGACTATAAATCCGAAAACGAACAGCGCGATTTAGCCCGTTTTACTGACGCCATGCCTTTTGAAGATTTGATTGAAGCAGCCGCTTTATTACTTTCTGAAAACGGTATTTTCTCCGTAATTATTCCATTCAAAGAAGAAGAAAACTTTATTGCTTTGGCCAACCAATGTGAATTGTATCCTGTAAAAATCACTCGCGTAAAAGGAACACCGACCACCGAAATCAAACGCAGTTTATTGGCTTTTAGCCGAAATGAAAATGCAAAAACAGAAATCGACGAATTAATTATCGAAACTGCACGCCATATTTACACCTCAGAATACATCGAATTGACCAAGGATTTTTATTTGAAGATGTAA
- a CDS encoding 30S ribosomal protein S16, with protein MSVKIRLQRHGKKGKPFYWVVAADARSKRDGKYLEKIGTYNPNTNPATIDLNLDSAVKWLHNGAQPTDTAKAILSYKGALLKHHLDGGIRKGALTQEQADAKLAAWLEAKAGKVDAKKDGLTKAQADAKAKAFKAEQDVNAKRLAAAAQAEADAIAAATPAVEEEVVAEVEAEEAPAAEENNETTEA; from the coding sequence ATGTCAGTAAAAATTAGATTACAAAGACACGGTAAAAAAGGAAAACCTTTTTACTGGGTTGTAGCGGCAGATGCTCGCTCAAAAAGAGATGGTAAATACTTAGAGAAAATCGGTACTTACAATCCAAACACAAATCCTGCAACTATCGACTTGAACCTTGATAGCGCTGTAAAATGGTTGCACAATGGTGCACAACCTACTGATACTGCAAAAGCAATTCTTTCTTACAAAGGAGCTTTATTGAAACACCACCTTGATGGAGGTATTCGTAAAGGAGCTTTGACTCAAGAACAAGCTGATGCTAAATTAGCTGCTTGGTTAGAAGCTAAAGCTGGAAAAGTTGATGCTAAAAAAGACGGTTTAACAAAAGCGCAAGCTGATGCTAAAGCTAAAGCTTTCAAAGCAGAACAAGATGTTAACGCAAAACGTTTAGCTGCTGCTGCACAAGCTGAAGCTGATGCTATTGCTGCTGCAACTCCTGCTGTAGAAGAAGAAGTTGTTGCTGAAGTTGAAGCTGAAGAAGCTCCTGCTGCAGAAGAAAATAACGAAACAACTGAAGCATAA
- the leuB gene encoding 3-isopropylmalate dehydrogenase, whose protein sequence is MKFNIALLAGDGIGPEVVNEAVKVSDAIAKKFNHEINWTPALTGACAIDAVGVPYPDETHEICMAADAVLFGAIGHPKYDNDPSAPVRPEQGLLLMRKKLGLFANVRPTFTFPSLIDNSPLKRERIEGTDLIFLRELTGGIYFGEKGRKDGGETAFDNCVYTRAEVQRLAKKGFELAMTRSKRLCCVDKANVLETSRLWRETVQAMEKEYPEVTVSYEFVDAVAMRLVQWPNSYDVLITENLFGDILTDEASVISGSMGLMPSASVGEHTSLYEPIHGSYPQATGLNIANPLATVLSAAMMFEDAFGLKEEAEAIRAVVNKSLEQGIVTEDLASKGAKAYSTSEVGDWLVANL, encoded by the coding sequence ATGAAATTTAATATCGCCCTTTTAGCCGGAGACGGAATTGGACCAGAAGTAGTAAACGAAGCCGTTAAAGTTTCTGATGCTATCGCAAAAAAGTTTAATCACGAAATCAATTGGACACCAGCACTTACTGGTGCTTGCGCCATTGATGCTGTTGGAGTTCCTTACCCAGATGAAACACACGAAATTTGTATGGCTGCCGATGCAGTGCTATTTGGTGCTATCGGACATCCAAAATACGATAATGATCCAAGTGCTCCTGTAAGACCAGAACAAGGATTATTATTGATGCGTAAAAAATTAGGGTTGTTTGCCAATGTACGTCCAACATTTACTTTCCCATCTTTGATTGACAATTCTCCTTTAAAAAGAGAACGTATTGAAGGAACTGATTTAATTTTCTTAAGAGAATTAACCGGTGGAATTTATTTTGGTGAAAAAGGAAGAAAAGATGGTGGAGAAACTGCCTTTGACAACTGTGTTTACACCAGAGCCGAAGTGCAACGTTTAGCTAAAAAAGGTTTTGAATTAGCCATGACCCGTAGCAAAAGATTATGTTGTGTAGATAAAGCCAATGTATTAGAAACTTCTCGTTTGTGGAGAGAAACGGTACAAGCTATGGAGAAAGAGTATCCTGAAGTAACCGTAAGTTATGAATTTGTTGATGCAGTTGCGATGCGTTTGGTACAATGGCCAAACTCTTATGACGTATTAATTACGGAAAATTTATTTGGAGATATTTTGACCGACGAAGCTTCTGTAATATCAGGTTCTATGGGATTAATGCCATCCGCATCTGTAGGAGAGCACACTTCATTATACGAACCAATTCACGGTTCTTACCCACAAGCTACAGGATTAAATATCGCAAATCCATTAGCAACTGTTTTATCAGCAGCAATGATGTTTGAAGATGCTTTCGGATTAAAAGAAGAAGCTGAAGCAATCAGAGCTGTAGTAAACAAATCATTAGAACAAGGAATTGTAACTGAAGATTTAGCTTCAAAAGGAGCAAAAGCGTATTCAACAAGTGAAGTTGGAGATTGGTTAGTTGCTAATCTATAA
- the rimM gene encoding ribosome maturation factor RimM (Essential for efficient processing of 16S rRNA), with amino-acid sequence MRKEDCFYLGKIAKKFSFKGEVLAYLDTDEPELYENLESVFVECNKHLVPFFIESSSLHKNDFLRIRFEDINTEEEADALLGNDLYLPLKMLPKLTGNKFYFHEVIGFEVEDKRLGIVGEIQSINDSTAQPLFEVLKDGIEILIPMIDHFLVKIDRENKKVIMDLPEGLIEMYL; translated from the coding sequence ATGCGTAAAGAAGATTGTTTCTATTTAGGTAAAATCGCTAAAAAATTTAGTTTCAAAGGGGAAGTTCTTGCCTATTTAGACACGGATGAACCTGAGTTATACGAAAACTTGGAATCAGTGTTTGTTGAATGCAACAAACACTTGGTTCCTTTTTTTATTGAAAGCAGTTCCCTGCACAAAAACGATTTCCTCCGAATTCGTTTTGAAGATATAAATACCGAAGAAGAAGCGGATGCCTTATTAGGCAACGACTTATATCTTCCGCTTAAAATGTTGCCAAAACTTACCGGCAACAAATTCTATTTTCATGAAGTTATTGGTTTTGAAGTAGAGGACAAACGACTTGGTATTGTTGGAGAAATTCAATCTATCAACGATTCTACCGCACAACCTCTTTTTGAAGTCTTAAAAGATGGCATTGAAATCCTCATTCCGATGATTGATCATTTCTTAGTAAAGATTGACCGAGAAAATAAAAAAGTCATCATGGATTTACCTGAAGGCTTAATCGAAATGTATTTGTAA
- a CDS encoding DUF6252 family protein: protein MKKLSLFLIVLLAFISCEDNVKFNNPSVQGLKDNVFWRAVDSKATLVNGALTIVAVTGNETLTFKTTSTTKQTYPLGTSVSKTATYVLKNTDGTKTTFTTGIGIGEGQIVITDYDAENNTVSGTFKFNAEKTDDNSDPAIILNFQQGVFYKVPVSSL from the coding sequence ATGAAAAAATTATCATTATTCCTTATTGTACTACTGGCATTTATTTCTTGTGAAGATAACGTAAAGTTCAATAATCCTTCTGTTCAAGGATTGAAAGACAACGTTTTTTGGAGAGCAGTTGATTCTAAAGCGACTCTAGTTAATGGCGCTCTTACAATTGTGGCGGTAACCGGTAATGAAACACTTACGTTTAAAACAACCTCTACAACAAAACAAACGTATCCATTAGGAACCAGTGTTTCTAAAACAGCTACTTATGTACTAAAGAATACTGATGGTACTAAGACTACGTTTACAACAGGCATTGGTATTGGAGAGGGACAAATTGTGATTACAGATTATGATGCTGAAAATAATACCGTTTCAGGTACGTTTAAATTTAACGCAGAAAAAACTGATGATAATTCTGATCCGGCCATTATTCTGAATTTCCAACAAGGAGTTTTTTATAAAGTGCCTGTAAGTTCACTCTAG